In the genome of Drosophila pseudoobscura strain MV-25-SWS-2005 chromosome 3, UCI_Dpse_MV25, whole genome shotgun sequence, one region contains:
- the M7BP gene encoding titin isoform X1 yields MAGESPASNSSESSPVQRQLNGSVDSGIAVLEVLEMETPTLRRRQRLQQCQRILQVLQRDHSTHRLLRDRLSKIADRKWKKEEAREQQSCNVCCADLDQSSPKTYVTCCTCGKYVCRGPKCADWRPKDADWECQLCHSSKESLAHTSSWVAEQMSFNQHKFVYPMRARSEVYIPITGDGDGDANDSTMHIESISQIGQSAHLEERAKIRAYVEEIVAEMLGGSLDHIKVGQLSKSENYLQFFHKFHAKLSNLLINVESDLLKGDLPAIVNGSNSNSNNNNNNNGDSESLADISQTRLRSLIETIIAETLRNSALSVSGAVSEISLDTRSLAAELPNNGNGLKRRHRTEHYFEPKIYQDLLATAVLNKIADKEGNTRLISESTPDLSGHLIDENYNAEALSTTSGSSIEPRSDCSLTDHELALDTGKSKSLQADLERESVLSDYIAAHMVPLPDFSASVTESEDDVGSISSSMIGDGTWEDNWLFKKKRSSVQSSVTPSSIGMLVPAPMENVRAQIGDRTADEVSDLSELGSDVEDNSLDLLRCNDLNDRLLSKHLIGGQNTKLVLDELVDRTSLISHTLPEEHEPAFTETTNTFVVASSAAPSDIIVSLPSPMVFQDDSMNEELVQTPIAAQGETDELASLEGCIGYSTVEYIDEEQMRETTPSVIEILAAIALGPMLAVPASEQPGVITPSEMHTLKELSDLALAEINARTMDLAHHSLDIIEEENIELMPFTGSVSQPSTINVHPSTLTDPTTNHQSTETTAAQEPKVVPKPAIDSDAPIHNPSTTKILTVDKPAALDPPAAVEISPETDTVAVDPPSPAAAEIIPDAETVAAYPPAPVEIIPETETVAVDPAPPAAVEITPAAETVAVDPPAAALEIIPDAETVAVDPPAPVEIIPGTEMVAVYPAPPAAVEITPAAETVAVDPPAVVEIITEPETVAVDPPAAALEIIPDAETVAVDPPAPVEIIPETETVAVYPAPPVAVEITPAAETVALDPPAVVEIITEPETVAVDPTAAALEIIPDAETVAVDPSAAAEIIPDAETVAVDPPAPVEIIPETETVAVDPAPPDAVVITPAAETVAVDPPAAALEITPAAETVVVYPPAAALEIIPDAETVAVDPPAPVEIIPETETVAVDPAPPAAVEITPAAETVAVDPPAAALEIIPDAETVAVDPPAPVEIIPETETVAVDPALPAAVEITPAAETVALDPPAVVEIITEPETVAVDPTAAALEIIPDAETVAVDPSAAAEIIPETEYVAVDPAPPAALEITPAAETVAVDPSAAAEIIPETETVAVDPSAPVEIIPETEYVAVDHAPPAALEITPAAETVAVDPSAAAEIIPETETVAVDPSAPVEIIPETETFAVDPAPPAAVEITPAAETVAVDPPAVVEIIIEPEIVAVDPPAAALEIIPDAEKVAVDPPAAALEIIPYAETLAVDPPAVVEIITEPEIVAVDPPAAALEIIPDAEKVAVDPPAPVDIITETETVADDPAPPTAETVAVDPPAAAEIIPETEIVAVDPPAAALEIIPYAETLAVDPPAVVEIITEPETVAVDLPAASLEIIPDAETVAVDPSVQVEIIPGTEMVAVDPAPPAAVEITPAAETVAVDPPAVVEIITEPKTVAVDPTAAALEIIPDAETVAVDPPAPVEIIPETETVAVYPAPPAAVEITPAAETVAVDPPAVVEIITEPETVVADPPAAALEITLAAETVAVDPPAAALEIIPDAETVAVDPPAPVEIIPETETVAVDPAPPAAVEITPAAETVAVDPPAVVEIITEPETVVADPPAAALEITLAAETVAVNPPAAALEIIPDAETVAVDPPAPVEIIPETETVAVDPAPPAALEITPAAETVAVNPPAAVEDVETVSVDPPEAVEIITVTENVAVDPPAALEITPAAETVAVDPPAVVEIITEPETVVADPPAAALEITPAAETVVVYPPAAALEIIPDAETVAVDPPAPVEIIPETETVAVDPVPPAAVEITPAAETVAVDPPAAALEIIPDAATVAVDPPAPVEIIPETETVAVDPASSAAVEITPAAETVAVDPPAVVEIITEPETVVADPPAAALEITLAAETVAVDPPAAALEIIPDAATVAVDPPAPVEIIPETETVAVDPAPPAAVEITPAAETVAVDSPVAVEIISETEIVAVDLPAAGEISPKTDTVAVDRPPPAATEIISEAETVAVDPSVPVEIFPGTEMVAVDPAPPAAVEITPAAETVAVNPPAAVEDVETVSVDPPEAVEIITVTENVAVDPPAALEITPAAETVAVDPPAVVEIIPETETVAVDPAPPAAVEITPAAETVAVDPPAAALEIIPNAETVAVDPPAPVEIIPETETVAVDPAPPAAVEITPAAETVAVDPPAAALEIIPNAETVAVDPPAPVEIIPETETVAVDPALPAAVEITPAAETVAVDPPAVVEIITEPETVVADPPAAALEIIPDAATVAVDPPAPVEIIPETEMVAVDHAPPAALEITPAAETVAVDPSAAAEIIPETETVAVDPSPPAVVEIIAGTESVVLDPTGAVEFIPETQTKAVEIPAVEVEAKSVSDLGPNALIDDTQLLSCVPKPLKESDNMDTSLLEPSSECVPAQTSVEYTKSDSSALGSIAEREVKKWYNAVEMPNNPYAPEALKQRISGTQERYMDVPNISPSAEQKALAAALTEDGDPAPPSTDYKRYSRDYYINNAPNGTEVNGIVRRASSGAEKQPSAEDVEQDIVITEAAQNASTTAIEQDKEQESVAANVYTALPAQVFDDLLETQSNPSLHSLQTTTTTSDESETVRVYDFNKQETTVIRPAPAEQQPSSSTTSSMESAQSASVSSSSIDASVSKKRERPVVLQFGPADSVPTIGSPVNTPTRGSTPPAFRFLQPKRRLIEPSQVLSVDEDDVMEPNTPVAEKPAVEDEVVHAMPSVKALAQAFLLTSKAQQAERRWRSKVRLSLPADTSDKSPTSLARRHKLEHAVSMAEVADESTIASDLSSLETDPSIQSDGSTNPPIASPVTPVPVRHGFLRSNIAFFENLKFK; encoded by the exons ATCTGCCGGCCATTGTCAAtgggagcaacagcaacagcaacaacaacaacaacaacaatggggACTCCGAGTCTCTGGCAGACATCTCGCAGACCCGTCTACGGAGTCTCATCGAGACCATCATAGCGGAGACGCTGCGCAACAGTGCCCTGAGCGTGAGCGGAGCCGTCTCGGAGATCAGCCTGGACACCCGCTCGCTGGCCGCCGAGCTGCCGAACAATGGGAATGGGCTGAAGCGCCGACATCGCACGGAGCACTACTTCGAGCCGAAGATCTATCAGGATCTGCTGGCCACAGCGGTGCTCAATAAG ATTGCCGATAAGGAAGGGAACACAAGGTTAATATCGGAGAGCACACCAGACTTGAGTGGTCACCTCATTGATGAGAATTACAATGCCGAAGCGTTGAGCACCACGTCCGGTAGTTCCATTGAGCCCCGAAGCGATTGCAGCCTCACCGACCATGAATTGGCACTGGAT ACTGGCAAATCCAAGTCCCTGCAGGCGGATTTGGAGCGTGAATCGGTTTTGAGTGATTATATAGCCGCCCACATGGTTCCCCTTCCGGACTTTTCGGCATCTGTTACTGAGTCGGAGGATG ATGTTGGATCAATCTCCTCGAGCATGATCGGCGATGGCACTTGGGAGGATAACTGGCTATTCAAGAAGAAGCGCAGCTCCGTGCAGAGCTCGGTCACTCCGAGCAGCATTGGCATGCTGGTGCCGGCTCCCATGGAGAATGTGCGTGCCCAAATCGGCGATAGGACTGCGGACGAGGTCAGCGATCTGTCGGAGCTGGGATCGGATGTAGAGGACAATTCGCTTGATTTACTGCGCTGCAACGATCTAAACGATCGCCTGCTGAGCAAGCATCTGATCGGTGGCCAGAACACAAAACTTGTGCTAGACGAGCTCGTAGATCGGACCAGCCTGATCTCCCACACCCTTCCGGAGGAGCATGAGCCCGCATTTACGGAAACCACAAACACGTTCGTCGTAGCATCCTCTGCCGCGCCATCTGATATTATAGTTTCACTACCATCACCCATGGTGTTTCAAGATGACTCGATGAACGAGGAGCTGGTCCAGACTCCCATTGCAG CCCAAGGCGAAACTGACGAACTGGCCAGCCTCGAAGGTTGCATTGGTTACAGCACAGTAGAATACATTGATGAAGAGCAGATGCGCGAAACCACGCCGTCAGTTATCGAGATACTAGCCGCCATTGCCTTGGGACCGATGCTAGCGGTCCCAGCATCGGAGCAGCCGGGGGTCATAACTCCGAGTGAGATGCATACACTCAAGGAGCTAAGCGACTTGGCGCTCGCCGAAATAAACGCTCGCACAATGGACTTGGCGCACCATTCACTTGACATCATAGAAGAGGAGAATATTGAATTAATGCCGTTCACCGGGAGTGTCTCACAACCTTCCACTATAAATGTCCATCCATCAACTCTGACAGACCCAACAACAAACCACCAATCTACAGAAACAACAGCCGCCCAGGAGCCAAAAGTGGTACCAAAACCTGCCATAGACAGTGATGCGCCCATACATAACCCATCGACAACAAAAATTCTAACAGTAGATAAACCAGCAGCATTGGATCCTCCGGCAGCAGTGGAAATCAGTCCTGAAACGGacactgttgctgttgatcctccttcgccagcagcagcggaaatCATTCCAGACGCAGAAACCGTAGCTGCGTATCCTCCCGCACCAGTGGAAATCATTCCGGAAACAGAAACTGTTGCAGTtgatcctgctcctccagcagcagtggaaatcactccagcagcagaaactgtagctgtggatcctccagcagcagcgttgGAAATCATTCCAGACGCAGAAACGGTAGCTGTGGATCCTCCCGCACCAGTGGAAATCATTCCGGGAACAGAAATGGTTGCTGTTtatcctgctcctccagcagcagtggaaatcactccagcagcagaaactgtAGCTGTGGATCCTCCAGCAGTAGTTGAAATCATTACAGAACCTGAAACCGTAG CTGTGGATCCTCCGGCAGCAGCGTTGGAAATCATTCCAGACGCAGAAACGGTAGCTGTGGATCCTCCCGCACCAGTGGAAATCATTCCGGAAACAGAAACTGTTGCTGTTTATCCTGCTCCTCCAGTAGCAGTGGAAATCACTCCAGCGGCAGAAACTGTAGCTTTGGATCCTCCAGCAGTAGTGGAAATCATTACAGAACCTGAAACCGTAGCTGTGGATCCTACGGCAGCAGCGTTGGAAATCATTCCAGACGCAGAAACCGTAGCTGTGGAtccttcagcagcagcggaaatCATTCCAGACGCAGAAACCGTAGCTGTGGATCCTCCCGCACCAGTGGAAATCATTCCGGAAACAGAAACTGTAGCTGTtgatcctgctcctccagatgCAGTGGTAAtcactccagcagcagaaactgtagctgtggatcctccggcagcagcattggaaatcactccagcagcagaaaccgTAGTTGTGTATCCTCCGGCAGCAGCATTGGAAATCATTCCAGACGCAGAAACCGTAGCTGTGGATCCTCCCGCACCAGTGGAGATCATTCCGGAAACAGAAACTGTGGCTGTtgatcctgctcctccagcagcagtggaaatcactccagcagcagaaactgtAGCTGTGGATCCTCCGGCAGCAGCATTGGAAATCATTCCAGACGCAGAAACCGTAGCTGTGGATCCTCCCGCACCAGTGGAAATCATTCCGGAAACAgaaactgttgctgttgatccTGCTCTTCCAGCAGCAGTGGAAAtcactccagcagcagaaactgtAGCTTTGGATCCTCCAGCAGTAGTGGAAATCATTACAGAACCTGAAACCGTAGCTGTGGATCCTACGGCAGCAGCATTGGAAATCATTCCAGACGCAGAAACCGTAGCTGTGGAtccttcagcagcagcggaaatCATTCCGGAAACAGAATATGTGGCTGTtgatcctgctcctccagcagcattGGAAAtcactccagcagcagaaactgtagctgtggatccttcagcagcagcggaaatCATTCCGGAAACAGAAACCGTAGCTGTGGATCCTTCCGCACCAGTGGAAATCATTCCGGAAACAGAATATGTGGCTGTTGATCatgctcctccagcagcattGGAAAtcactccagcagcagaaactgtagctgtggatccttcagcagcagcggaaatCATTCCGGAAACAGAAACCGTAGCTGTGGATCCTTCCGCACCAGTGGAAATCATTCCGGAAACAGAAACTTTTGCTGTtgatcctgctcctccagcagcagtggaaatcactccagcagcagaaactgtAGCTGTGGATCCTCCAGCAGTAGTGGAAATCATTATAGAACCTGAAATCGTAGCTGTGGATCCTCCGGCAGCAGCATTGGAAATCATTCCAGACGCAGAAAAGGTAGCTGTGGATCCTCCGGCAGCAGCATTGGAAATCATTCCATATGCAGAAACCTTAGCTGTGGATCCTCCAGCAGTAGTGGAAATCATTACAGAACCTGAAATCGTAGCTGTGGATCCTCCGGCAGCAGCATTGGAAATCATTCCAGACGCAGAAAAGGTAGCTGTGGATCCTCCGGCACCAGTGGATATAATTACGGAAACAGAAACTGTTGCTGATGATCCTGCTCCTCCAACAGCAGAAACTGTAGCTGTGgatcctccagcagcagcggaaatCATTCCCGAAACGGAAATCGTAGCTGTGGATCCTCCGGCAGCAGCATTGGAAATCATTCCATATGCAGAAACCTTAGCTGTGGATCCTCCAGCAGTAGTGGAAATCATTACAGAACCTGAAACCGTAGCTGTGGATCTTCCGGCAGCATCGTTGGAAATCATTCCAGACGCAGAAACCGTAGCTGTGGATCCTTCCGTACAAGTGGAAATCATTCCGGGAACAGAAATGGTTGCTGTtgatcctgctcctccagcagcagtggaaatcactccagcagcagaaactgtAGCTGTGGATCCTCCAGCAGTAGTTGAAATCATTACAGAACCTAAAACCGTAGCTGTGGATCCTACGGCAGCAGCATTGGAAATCATTCCAGACGCAGAAACCGTAGCTGTGGATCCTCCCGCACCAGTGGAAATCATTCCGGAAACAGAAACTGTTGCTGTTtatcctgctcctccagcagcagtggaaatcactccagcagcagaaactgtAGCTGTGGATCCTCCAGCAGTAGTCGAAATCATTACAGAACCTGAAACCGTAGTTGCGGATCCTCCGGCAGCAGCATTGGAAATCACTCTAGCAGCAGAAACCGTAGCTGTGGATCCTCCGGCGGCAGCATTGGAAATCATTCCAGACGCAGAAACGGTAGCTGTGGATCCTCCCGCACCAGTGGAAATCATTCCGGAAACAgaaactgttgctgttgatcctgctcctccagcagcagtggaaatcactccagcagcagaaactgtAGCTGTGGATCCTCCAGCAGTAGTTGAAATCATTACAGAACCTGAAACCGTAGTTGCGGATCCTCCGGCAGCAGCACTGGAAATCACTCTAGCAGCAGAAACCGTAGCTGTGAATCCTCCGGCGGCAGCATTGGAAATCATTCCAGACGCAGAAACGGTAGCTGTCGATCCTCCCGCACCAGTGGAAATCATTCCGGAAACAgaaactgttgctgttgatcctgctcctccagcagcactGGAAAtcactccagcagcagaaacggtAGCTGTGAATCCTCCAGCAGCTGTGGAAGATGTAGAAACCGTATCTGTGGATCCTCCAGAAGCAGTTGAAATCATTACAGTCACAGAAAACGTAGCTGTGGATCCTCCTGCAGCATTGGAA atcactccagcagcagaaactgtAGCTGTGGATCCTCCAGCAGTAGTTGAAATCATTACAGAACCTGAAACCGTAGTTGCGGATCCTCCGGCAGCAGCATTGGAAAtcactccagcagcagaaaccgTAGTTGTGTATCCTCCGGCAGCAGCATTGGAAATCATTCCAGACGCAGAAACCGTAGCTGTGGATCCTCCCGCACCAGTGGAAATCATTCCGGAAACAGAAACTGTGGCTGTTGATCCTGTtcctccagcagcagtggaaatcactccagcagcagaaactgtAGCTGTGGATCCTCCGGCAGCAGCATTGGAAATCATTCCAGACGCAGCAACCGTAGCTGTGGATCCTCCCGCACCAGTGGAAATCATTCCGGAAACAGAAACGGTTGCTGTTGATCCTGCTTCTTCAGCAGCAGTGGAAAtcactccagcagcagaaactgtAGCTGTTGATCCTCCAGCAGTAGTTGAAATCATTACAGAACCTGAAACCGTAGTTGCGGATCCTCCGGCAGCAGCATTGGAAATCACTCTAGCAGCAGAAACCGTAGCTGTGGATCCTCCGGCGGCAGCATTGGAAATCATTCCAGACGCAGCAACCGTAGCTGTGGATCCTCCCGCACCAGTGGAAATCATTCCGGAAACAgaaactgttgctgttgatcctgctcctccagcagcagtggaaatcactccagcagcagaaactgtAGCTGTTGATTCTCCTGTAGCAGTGGAAATCATTTCGGAAACAGAAATCGTAGCTGTGGATCTACCAGCCGCAGGGGAAATCAGTCCTAAAACGGacactgttgctgttgatcgTCCTCCGCCAGCAGCAACGGAAATCATTTCAGAAGCAGAAACCGTAGCTGTGGATCCTTCCGTACCAGTGGAAATCTTTCCGGGAACAGAAATGGTTGCTGTtgatcctgctcctccagcagcagtggaaatcactccagcagcagaaacggtAGCTGTGAATCCTCCAGCAGCTGTGGAAGATGTAGAAACCGTATCTGTGGATCCTCCAGAAGCAGTTGAAATCATTACAGTCACAGAAAACGTAGCTGTGGATCCTCCTGCAGCATTGGAAAtcactccagcagcagaaactgtAGCTGTGGATCCTCCAGCAGTAGTGGAAATCATTCCGGAAACAGAAACTGTGGCTGTtgatcctgctcctccagcagcagtggaaatcactccagcagcagaaactgtAGCTGTGGATCCTCCGGCAGCAGCATTGGAAATCATTCCAAACGCAGAAACCGTAGCTGTGGATCCTCCCGCACCAGTGGAAATCATTCCGGAAACAgaaactgttgctgttgatcctgctcctccagcagcagtggaaatcactccagcagcagaaactgtAGCTGTGGATCCTCCGGCAGCAGCATTGGAAATCATTCCAAACGCAGAAACCGTAGCTGTGGATCCTCCCGCACCAGTGGAAATCATTCCGGAAACAgaaactgttgctgttgatccTGCTCTTCCAGCAGCAGTGGAAAtcactccagcagcagaaactgtAGCTGTGGATCCTCCAGCAGTAGTTGAAATCATTACAGAACCTGAAACCGTAGTTGCGGATCCTCCGGCAGCAGCATTGGAAATCATTCCAGACGCAGCAACCGTAGCTGTGGATCCTCCCGCACCAGTGGAAATCATTCCGGAAACAGAAATGGTTGCTGTGGATCatgctcctccagcagcattGGAAAtcactccagcagcagaaactgtagctgtggatccttcagcagcagcggaaatCATTCCGGAAACAGAAACTGTTGCTGTGGAtccttctcctccagcagTAGTGGAAATCATTGCAGGGACAGAATCGGTGGTTCTGGATCCTACCGGTGCAGTGGAATTCATTCCGGAGACACAAACTAAAGCTGTGGAAATACCAGCTGTTGAAGTGGAGGCTAAGAGCGTTTCGGACCTTGGTCCGAATGCTTTAATCGACGATACGCAGTTGTTAAGTTGTGTTCCGAAACCGCTAAAAGAGTCAGATAACATGGACACATCATTATTGGAACCATCATCGGAATGCGTTCCAGCGCAAACATCCGTAGAATACACTAAGAGCGATAGTTCCGCTCTAG GTTCCATTGCTGAGCGAGAGGTCAAGAAGTGGTACAATGCCGTCGAAATGCCCAACAACCCTTATGCGCCCGAGGCTCTGAAGCAGCGTATCAGTGGCACCCAGGAGCGGTACATGGATGTGCCAAATATCAGTCCCAGCGCCGAGCAGAAGGCTCTGGCCGCCGCCCTCACTGAAGATGGCGACCCGGCGCCACCATCAACCGACTACAAACG CTACAGCCGCGACTACTACATCAACAATGCCCCCAATGGCACAGAAGTAAACGGAATCGTACGGAGAGCATCGTCCGGCGCAGAGAAGCAGCCGTCCGCAGAGGATGTTGAGCAGGACATAGTTATCACCGAG GCGGCTCAAAACGCAAGCACAACTGCAATAGAGCAGGATAAGGAACAGGAATCAGTTGCGGCTAACGTTTACACGGCCTTGCCAGCTCAGGTATTTGACGATTTGCTAGAGACCCAGTCGAACCCATCGCTTCACTCCCTGCAAACAACGACAACCACCAGCGATGAATCCGAAACGGTGCGCGTCTACGACTTTAACAAGCAGGAGACCACGGTCATCAGACCTGCCCCTgcggagcagcagccgagCTCCTCCACGACATCATCCATGGAGTCAGCTCAGAGCGCGTCGGTGTCCTCTTCCTCCATAGACGCATCTGTGTCCAAAAAGCGTGAGCGACCAGTTGTCCTACAGTTTGGCCCTGCCGACTCGGTGCCCACAATCGGTTCGCCAGTGAACACCCCCACAAGAGGCTCAACGCCCCCGGCGTTCCGCTTTCTCCAGCCAAAACGACGCCTCATCGAGCCGAGTCAAGTGCTGTCTGTGGACGAAGATGATGTG ATGGAGCCTAATACACCCGTCGCCGAGAAGCCCGCCGTAGAAGATGAGGTGGTGCATGCAATGCCGTCAGTGAAAGCTCTGGCCCAGGCCTTCCTCTTGACTAGCAaagcccagcaagccgagCGACGATGGCGATCAAAG GTGCGGCTATCCTTACCAGCTGATACGTCAGACAAGTCTCCTACCTCCCTAGCACGGCGACACAAGCTGGAGCATGCTGTTTCCATGGCAGAGGTAGCCGATGAATCTACGATCGCCTCTGACTTATCATCCCTCGAAAC GGATCCATCTATTCAATCGGACGGTTCCACGAACCCACCTATCGCCTCTCCTGTGACCCCAGTCCCCGTACGTCATGGCTTTCTCCGGAGCAATATTGCTTTCTTTGAGAACTTAAAGTTTAAGTGA